A genomic stretch from Cellulomonas sp. KRMCY2 includes:
- the uvrA gene encoding excinuclease ABC subunit UvrA gives MSDRLVVRGAREHNLRNVDLDLPRDSLIVFTGLSGSGKSSLAFDTIFAEGQRRYVESLSAYARQFLGQMDKPDVDFIEGLSPAVSIDQKSTNRNPRSTVGTITEVYDYLRLLFARAGTQFCPVCGEQVSRQTPQQIVDRLLELPEGTRYQVLAPVVRGRKGEYADLFSELQSKGFARARVDGEVLALTEAPALEKKLKHTIEVVIDRLVAREGVQRRLTDSVETALTLAGGLLVVELVDAEADDPGRERRFSEHRACPNDHELALEEIEPRTFSFNAPYGACPECTGIGTRLEVDPDLVIPDEEATLAAGAVAPWAQTSSEYFQRVLTALAGELGFSMDVPWRALPERARESILFGQDHKVHVRYKNRWGRERQYSTGFEGVVTFIQRRHAETESDWSKEKYEAFMREVPCHVCEGTRLKPEVLAVRVGGRSIAEVCNLPLREARDFLAGLELGERERAIAAQVLKEIQARLGFLLDVGLDYLALDRPAGTLSGGEAQRIRLATQIGSGLVGVLYVLDEPSIGLHQRDNRRLIETLTRLRDLGNTLIVVEHDEDTIRTADWIVDIGPGAGEHGGRVVHSGDLAGLLTAPESVTGAYLAGRREIPMPAVRRPVDPDRAVTVIGAREHNLLGIDVTFPLGCLVAVTGVSGSGKSTLVNAILYTVLANELNGARQVPGRHTRVTGLEHLDKVVHVDQGPIGRTPRSNPATYTGVWDHVRKLFAATTEAKVRGYMPGRFSFNVKGGRCEACSGDGNIKIEMNFLPDVYVPCEVCHGARYNRETLEVHFKGKTVADVLGMPIEEASEFFAAVPAISRHLKTLVDVGLGYVRLGQPAPTLSGGEAQRVKLAAELQKRSTGRTAYVLDEPTTGLHFEDIRKLLGVLQSLVDKGNSVIVIEHNLDVIKNADWVVDMGPEGGSGGGRVIAEGTPEHVASIETSYTGQFLANVVEAAADPVVGRVRLAASA, from the coding sequence GTGAGTGACCGCCTCGTCGTCCGTGGTGCCCGTGAGCACAACCTGCGCAATGTCGACCTCGACCTGCCGCGGGACAGCCTCATCGTCTTCACCGGCCTGTCCGGCTCCGGCAAGTCGTCGCTCGCCTTCGACACGATCTTCGCCGAGGGGCAGCGGCGGTACGTCGAGTCGCTGTCGGCGTACGCGCGCCAGTTCCTCGGCCAGATGGACAAGCCGGACGTCGACTTCATCGAAGGGCTCTCCCCGGCGGTGTCGATCGACCAGAAGTCGACGAACCGGAACCCGCGGTCGACGGTCGGCACGATCACCGAGGTCTACGACTACCTGCGGCTGCTCTTCGCCCGCGCCGGGACCCAGTTCTGCCCGGTGTGTGGCGAGCAGGTGAGCCGGCAGACGCCGCAGCAGATCGTTGACCGCCTGCTCGAGCTGCCGGAAGGCACCCGCTACCAGGTCCTCGCCCCGGTGGTGCGCGGGCGCAAGGGCGAGTACGCCGATCTCTTCAGCGAGCTCCAGTCGAAGGGGTTCGCGCGTGCGCGGGTCGACGGTGAGGTCCTCGCACTGACCGAGGCCCCGGCGCTGGAGAAGAAGCTCAAGCACACCATCGAGGTCGTGATCGACCGGCTCGTCGCCCGGGAGGGCGTGCAGCGGCGGCTGACCGACTCGGTGGAGACCGCCCTGACCCTGGCGGGCGGGCTGCTGGTCGTCGAGCTCGTCGATGCGGAGGCGGACGACCCGGGCCGGGAGCGACGGTTCTCCGAGCACCGGGCCTGCCCCAACGACCACGAGCTGGCGCTCGAGGAGATCGAGCCGCGGACGTTCTCCTTCAACGCGCCGTACGGCGCGTGCCCCGAGTGCACCGGCATCGGGACCCGGCTCGAGGTCGACCCGGACCTCGTGATCCCGGACGAGGAGGCGACCCTCGCGGCCGGCGCGGTCGCGCCCTGGGCGCAGACGTCCTCCGAGTACTTCCAGCGGGTCCTGACGGCACTGGCCGGCGAGCTCGGCTTCTCGATGGACGTCCCGTGGCGGGCGCTGCCGGAGCGTGCCCGCGAGTCGATCCTCTTCGGCCAGGACCACAAGGTGCACGTCCGCTACAAGAACCGGTGGGGCCGGGAGCGGCAGTACAGCACCGGCTTCGAGGGGGTCGTGACGTTCATCCAGCGTCGCCACGCGGAGACCGAGTCCGACTGGTCGAAGGAGAAGTACGAGGCCTTCATGCGGGAGGTCCCGTGCCATGTGTGCGAGGGCACCCGCCTCAAGCCCGAGGTGCTCGCGGTGCGGGTGGGTGGCCGGTCCATCGCCGAGGTGTGCAACCTGCCGCTGCGTGAGGCGCGTGACTTCCTCGCCGGGCTGGAGCTCGGTGAGCGCGAGCGCGCCATCGCGGCCCAGGTCCTCAAGGAGATCCAGGCCCGCCTGGGCTTCCTGCTCGACGTCGGGCTGGACTACCTCGCGCTCGACCGCCCGGCCGGCACCCTGTCCGGTGGCGAGGCCCAGCGGATCCGGCTGGCGACCCAGATCGGCAGCGGTCTGGTGGGCGTCCTGTACGTGCTCGACGAGCCCAGCATCGGACTGCACCAGCGGGACAACCGGCGCCTGATCGAGACCCTGACGCGGCTCCGCGACCTCGGCAACACCCTGATCGTCGTCGAGCACGACGAGGACACGATTCGCACCGCCGACTGGATCGTCGACATCGGGCCGGGTGCGGGGGAGCACGGCGGTCGTGTCGTGCACTCCGGGGACCTGGCCGGGCTGCTCACGGCGCCGGAGTCGGTGACCGGCGCGTACCTGGCCGGCCGCCGGGAGATCCCGATGCCGGCCGTGCGGCGTCCGGTCGACCCCGATCGCGCAGTGACAGTGATCGGCGCACGAGAGCACAACCTGCTCGGCATCGACGTGACCTTCCCGCTCGGCTGTCTCGTCGCGGTGACCGGTGTGTCCGGCTCGGGCAAGTCGACCCTCGTCAACGCGATCCTCTACACCGTTCTCGCGAACGAGCTCAACGGGGCGCGTCAGGTGCCCGGTCGGCACACCCGGGTCACCGGGCTCGAGCACCTGGACAAGGTCGTCCACGTCGACCAGGGGCCGATCGGCCGGACACCACGGTCCAACCCGGCCACCTACACCGGGGTGTGGGACCACGTGCGCAAGCTCTTCGCCGCGACGACCGAGGCCAAGGTGCGCGGCTACATGCCCGGCCGGTTCTCGTTCAACGTCAAGGGCGGCCGCTGCGAGGCGTGCTCGGGTGACGGGAACATCAAGATCGAGATGAACTTCCTGCCGGACGTGTACGTGCCGTGCGAGGTCTGCCACGGTGCGCGCTACAACCGCGAGACGCTCGAGGTGCACTTCAAGGGCAAGACGGTGGCTGACGTGCTCGGCATGCCGATCGAGGAGGCCTCGGAGTTCTTCGCCGCGGTGCCGGCGATCTCACGGCACCTCAAGACCCTCGTCGACGTCGGCCTGGGCTACGTCCGCCTGGGACAGCCGGCGCCGACCCTCTCCGGTGGTGAGGCCCAGCGGGTCAAGCTCGCCGCCGAGCTGCAGAAGCGGTCGACCGGGCGGACGGCCTATGTGCTCGACGAGCCCACGACGGGCCTGCACTTCGAGGACATCCGCAAGCTGCTCGGTGTCCTCCAGTCGCTGGTCGACAAGGGCAACAGCGTGATCGTCATCGAGCACAACCTCGATGTCATCAAGAACGCCGACTGGGTGGTCGACATGGGACCTGAGGGCGGTTCAGGTGGTGGCCGCGTGATCGCAGAGGGCACTCCGGAGCACGTCGCCTCGATCGAGACCAGCTACACCGGCCAGTTCCTGGCCAACGTGGTCGAGGCTGCGGCGGATCCTGTGGTGGGGCGCGTACGGCTCGCGGCCAGCGCCTGA
- a CDS encoding MBL fold metallo-hydrolase — MTYTGVVRPGGPSAVRELDEITIRKASVGSMDNNAYLLTCRASGHQLLVDAAADPERLLALVREGSGTARLDTIVTTHRHHDHHGALESLHTVTGAHHACGADDAAAIPVVCDRRLHHGDVVAVGHLTLEVVGLRGHTSGSVALVYREPQHVVAPDAVPGRAHLFTGDSLFPGGPGATANPQDFASLMDDLVERVFTRFDDRTWVYPGHGPDTILGAERNAVPAWRARGW, encoded by the coding sequence ATGACCTATACCGGCGTCGTCCGACCGGGCGGCCCCTCGGCGGTTCGCGAGCTCGACGAGATCACGATCCGCAAGGCCTCGGTCGGGTCCATGGACAACAACGCGTACCTGCTCACGTGCCGCGCCAGCGGCCATCAGCTCCTCGTGGACGCCGCGGCGGACCCCGAGCGACTGCTCGCCCTCGTCCGCGAGGGGTCCGGCACGGCCCGGCTCGACACGATCGTCACGACCCACCGGCACCACGACCACCACGGCGCGCTCGAGTCGCTGCACACCGTGACCGGCGCGCACCACGCCTGCGGGGCGGACGACGCCGCGGCGATCCCGGTGGTCTGCGACCGACGACTGCACCACGGCGACGTCGTGGCCGTCGGCCACCTCACGCTCGAGGTGGTCGGCCTGCGGGGGCACACGTCTGGGTCGGTCGCCCTCGTCTACCGCGAGCCGCAGCACGTGGTCGCGCCGGACGCGGTACCGGGACGGGCGCATCTGTTCACCGGCGACAGCCTCTTCCCCGGCGGTCCGGGCGCCACCGCGAACCCGCAGGACTTCGCCTCGCTGATGGACGACCTCGTCGAGCGTGTCTTCACTCGCTTCGACGACCGCACCTGGGTCTACCCGGGCCACGGCCCGGACACGATCCTCGGCGCAGAGCGGAACGCCGTGCCTGCGTGGCGGGCTCGCGGCTGGTAA
- a CDS encoding YciI family protein, with product MTIYAVQYTYDDRTAAREEVRPEHRAYLRELAERGTLLGSGPFTDGEPGALLILTAHDAEAIDGLLAGDPFAREGLIARTVVRPWDIVIGAWARDA from the coding sequence ATGACCATCTACGCCGTCCAGTACACGTACGACGACCGCACGGCTGCGCGCGAGGAGGTCCGCCCGGAGCACCGCGCGTACCTCCGTGAGCTCGCCGAGCGCGGCACCCTGCTCGGCTCGGGGCCGTTCACCGACGGTGAGCCCGGTGCGCTGCTCATCCTGACGGCGCACGACGCCGAGGCGATCGACGGCCTGCTCGCCGGTGACCCGTTCGCACGGGAAGGACTGATCGCCCGGACGGTCGTCCGGCCGTGGGACATCGTGATCGGCGCCTGGGCACGCGACGCCTGA
- a CDS encoding serine/threonine-protein kinase: MPQGSPDVVQGTVLDGRYRIDEFLGQGGMATVYRAHDELLGRDVAIKLFPATPDVAESERHQAEMRLLARLSHPGLVTLHDAGSALAGGHLPQTYLVMELVDGPTLATRIAGGPLSPVHAARVGGQLAEALVTVHEAGVVHRDIKPANVLLVGREVAVAGSDAAVTTGPIVKLADFGIARLTDGARLTMTGTTLGTAMYLSPEQAAGRTVGPPADVYSLGLVLLECLTGAKPFTGTLIELASVRLNSDPTIPPDLPAGWRDLLAAMTHREAIERPTMADAAVRLADLAGSGSSPAGTTLSTERFTVELAESTAVLPAATAGSTGPPPRIAPAPADAERTRAFTPGEVLAVVRGSLELPLDDPDDDLPGPDNPATARPGGPRRRAGWLHRPAVLAAAAATVAVLALGAKLALPDEQAAEPAADPSATSVEYPVVDGSLGAALDALARSVEP; this comes from the coding sequence GTGCCCCAGGGGTCACCTGACGTCGTCCAGGGCACCGTCCTGGACGGGCGCTACCGGATCGACGAGTTCCTCGGTCAGGGTGGCATGGCCACGGTGTACCGAGCGCACGACGAGCTCCTCGGCCGCGACGTGGCGATCAAGCTCTTCCCGGCGACGCCGGACGTCGCCGAGTCCGAGCGCCACCAGGCGGAGATGCGGCTGCTCGCGCGGCTGAGCCACCCCGGGCTCGTCACGCTGCACGACGCCGGCTCCGCGCTGGCCGGCGGGCACCTTCCGCAGACCTACCTCGTGATGGAGCTCGTCGACGGCCCGACCCTCGCCACCCGGATCGCCGGCGGGCCGCTGTCGCCGGTGCACGCCGCCCGGGTCGGCGGGCAGCTGGCCGAGGCGCTCGTCACCGTGCACGAGGCCGGGGTCGTGCACCGCGACATCAAGCCGGCCAACGTCCTGCTCGTCGGTCGCGAGGTCGCCGTGGCGGGTTCCGACGCGGCCGTGACGACCGGACCGATCGTCAAGCTCGCGGACTTCGGCATCGCGCGGCTCACCGACGGTGCTCGCCTGACGATGACCGGGACGACGCTGGGCACCGCGATGTACCTGAGCCCGGAGCAGGCGGCCGGGCGGACGGTCGGACCACCCGCGGACGTCTACTCGCTCGGACTCGTCCTGCTCGAGTGCCTGACGGGCGCCAAGCCGTTCACCGGGACGCTGATCGAGCTCGCGTCGGTCCGGCTCAACAGCGACCCGACGATCCCGCCGGACCTGCCGGCCGGCTGGCGCGATCTCCTGGCGGCGATGACGCATCGGGAGGCCATCGAACGGCCCACGATGGCGGACGCCGCCGTGCGGCTCGCTGACCTGGCCGGGAGTGGCTCGAGCCCGGCGGGCACGACCCTGAGCACCGAACGCTTCACCGTGGAGCTGGCCGAGAGCACGGCCGTGCTCCCGGCGGCGACGGCGGGCTCGACCGGTCCACCACCGCGGATCGCGCCGGCGCCGGCCGATGCCGAGCGCACCCGCGCGTTCACGCCGGGCGAGGTCCTTGCCGTCGTGCGCGGGTCGCTCGAGCTCCCGCTGGACGACCCCGACGACGACCTCCCCGGGCCGGACAACCCGGCCACTGCCCGGCCCGGCGGGCCGCGGCGCCGTGCCGGGTGGCTGCACCGGCCTGCCGTCCTCGCGGCCGCCGCGGCGACGGTCGCGGTGCTCGCCCTCGGGGCCAAGCTGGCGCTCCCGGACGAGCAGGCCGCCGAGCCGGCCGCCGACCCGTCAGCGACCTCCGTGGAGTACCCGGTAGTGGACGGGTCGCTCGGCGCTGCGCTCGACGCGCTCGCCCGGAGCGTCGAGCCATGA
- a CDS encoding OsmC family protein — protein sequence MGLLHTYDVDVTWTGAGESGTTSYTSYSRDHEVDFPGKPRLLGSADPSFRGDPTRYTPEELLVAALSQCHMLWFLHLASSDGVVVIGYSDRATGTMRVEAAGHGQFTQVVLHPSVTVASPVRLDGRPIGDEDLGELHARAHEHCFIARSVSFPVRHDPAPMRVSQVAAPS from the coding sequence ATGGGACTCCTGCACACCTACGACGTCGACGTGACCTGGACCGGCGCCGGTGAGTCCGGCACGACCAGCTACACGAGCTACAGCCGCGATCACGAGGTCGACTTCCCCGGCAAGCCGCGTCTGCTCGGCTCCGCGGATCCGAGCTTCCGAGGCGACCCAACGCGCTACACGCCCGAGGAGCTCCTGGTGGCGGCGCTCTCCCAGTGCCACATGCTCTGGTTCCTGCACCTGGCCTCGTCCGACGGCGTCGTGGTCATCGGGTACTCCGACCGCGCCACCGGGACGATGCGGGTCGAGGCCGCAGGGCACGGGCAGTTCACCCAGGTCGTCCTGCACCCGTCGGTGACCGTCGCGTCCCCGGTGCGCCTCGACGGACGACCGATCGGCGACGAGGACCTCGGCGAGCTGCACGCGCGAGCCCACGAGCACTGCTTCATCGCACGGTCGGTCAGCTTCCCCGTCCGGCACGACCCGGCCCCGATGCGGGTCAGCCAGGTCGCGGCACCGAGCTGA
- the yvcK gene encoding uridine diphosphate-N-acetylglucosamine-binding protein YvcK, protein MKLLPAVPRESGSGPAVVAFGGGHGLYASLSALRLMSDRLTAVVTVADDGGSSGRLRHEMDVLPPGDLRMALSALCDDSDWGRTWRDVLQHRFRTSGDLDQHAVGNLLIVALWELLGDPVQGLDWVGRLLGARGRVLPMASVPLTIEADVVDDGPDGSAADPAAIAHVVRGQSAVAVAPGRVRKLRLLPDDPPACPEAVAAVDAADWVVLGPGSWFTSVLPHLLVPELSAALHRTTARRCVTLNLRPHGDPHAMTTLEHLTALQEHAPDLHIDVVIADPSAIDDLDAMQLRASSMGAQLLLRQVQVGDGTARHDALRLAAALRDAFEGFLGDVGTASQ, encoded by the coding sequence ATGAAGCTGCTGCCCGCCGTGCCCCGGGAGTCGGGCTCGGGGCCCGCGGTCGTCGCGTTCGGCGGCGGTCACGGGCTCTACGCGAGTCTCTCCGCCCTGCGTCTGATGTCCGACCGGCTCACGGCCGTCGTGACGGTCGCCGACGACGGCGGGTCCTCCGGCCGGCTGCGGCACGAGATGGACGTCCTGCCGCCCGGTGACCTCCGGATGGCGCTCTCAGCGCTGTGCGACGACTCCGACTGGGGCCGCACCTGGCGGGACGTGCTGCAGCACCGCTTCCGGACGAGCGGTGACCTCGACCAGCACGCCGTCGGGAACCTCCTGATCGTCGCGCTGTGGGAGCTTCTCGGCGACCCGGTGCAGGGCTTGGACTGGGTCGGCCGACTGCTCGGCGCCCGAGGCAGGGTCCTGCCGATGGCCTCGGTGCCGCTGACCATCGAGGCGGACGTCGTCGACGACGGCCCGGACGGGTCCGCTGCCGACCCGGCTGCGATCGCGCACGTCGTGCGTGGCCAGAGCGCCGTGGCCGTCGCGCCGGGGCGCGTGCGCAAGCTCCGCCTGCTGCCGGACGACCCGCCGGCGTGCCCGGAAGCGGTCGCTGCGGTGGACGCGGCCGACTGGGTCGTGCTCGGTCCTGGTTCGTGGTTCACCTCGGTCCTGCCGCACCTCCTGGTGCCTGAGCTGTCGGCGGCGCTGCACCGGACGACCGCCCGCCGCTGCGTCACGCTGAACCTGCGGCCGCACGGCGACCCGCATGCGATGACCACCCTCGAGCACCTCACCGCGCTGCAGGAACACGCACCTGACCTGCACATCGACGTCGTGATCGCCGACCCGAGCGCGATCGACGACCTCGATGCGATGCAGCTCCGGGCGAGCTCGATGGGTGCTCAGCTGCTGCTGCGTCAGGTCCAGGTGGGGGACGGAACCGCCCGTCACGACGCGCTCCGGCTGGCCGCTGCGCTGCGGGATGCGTTCGAGGGCTTCCTCGGCGACGTCGGGACGGCTTCCCAGTGA
- the whiA gene encoding DNA-binding protein WhiA has product MALTAQVKDELARLTIDKTSCRKAEVSATLRFAGGLHIISGRIVIEAELDTGVAARRLRQYIAEVYGHTSEVVVVSGGGLRRGTRYVVRVVKDGESLARQTGLLDNRGRPVRGLPPQVVSAGLGEAEAAWRGAFLAHGSLTEPGRSAALEVTCPGPEAALALVGAARRLGIAAKAREVRGVDRVVIRDGDAIGAMLTRLGAHDAVMVWEERRMRREVRGTANRLANFDDANLRRSARAAVAAGARVERAFEILGDDLPEHLREAGQLRLAHKQASLEELGQLAEPPLTKDAVAGRIRRLLATADKRAADLGIPDTEAGLTPDMLDV; this is encoded by the coding sequence ATGGCACTGACGGCACAGGTGAAGGACGAGCTTGCTCGGTTGACCATCGACAAGACGTCGTGCCGCAAGGCTGAGGTGTCCGCGACGCTGCGCTTCGCGGGCGGGCTGCACATCATCTCCGGCCGCATCGTGATCGAGGCGGAGCTCGACACCGGGGTTGCTGCGCGCCGTCTACGGCAGTACATCGCCGAGGTCTACGGGCACACCAGCGAGGTCGTCGTGGTCAGCGGTGGCGGGCTGCGCCGGGGGACCCGCTACGTGGTCCGGGTGGTCAAGGACGGCGAGTCCCTCGCACGCCAGACGGGACTGCTGGACAACCGTGGCCGGCCCGTCCGCGGGCTGCCGCCCCAGGTGGTCTCTGCGGGCCTCGGCGAGGCCGAGGCGGCCTGGCGCGGGGCGTTCCTGGCACACGGGTCGCTGACCGAGCCGGGACGGTCCGCTGCCCTCGAGGTGACCTGCCCAGGGCCCGAGGCCGCCCTCGCGCTGGTCGGGGCCGCGCGCCGGCTCGGTATCGCCGCCAAGGCCCGCGAGGTCCGGGGCGTCGACCGGGTCGTGATCCGTGACGGTGACGCGATCGGGGCGATGCTCACCCGCCTGGGGGCGCACGACGCCGTCATGGTGTGGGAGGAGCGCCGGATGCGTCGCGAGGTGCGCGGGACGGCGAACCGTCTGGCCAACTTCGACGACGCGAACCTGCGGCGATCTGCGCGGGCTGCCGTCGCGGCCGGCGCACGGGTCGAGCGCGCGTTCGAGATCCTCGGTGACGACCTGCCCGAGCACCTTCGCGAGGCCGGTCAGCTGCGGCTCGCGCACAAGCAGGCGTCGCTCGAGGAGCTCGGCCAGCTTGCCGAGCCGCCGCTGACCAAGGACGCCGTCGCCGGCCGGATCCGACGCCTGCTGGCGACCGCCGACAAGCGGGCCGCGGACCTCGGGATCCCGGACACCGAGGCTGGTCTGACCCCGGACATGCTGGACGTCTGA
- the uvrC gene encoding excinuclease ABC subunit UvrC, with translation MADPATYRPAPGQVPDSPGVYRFRDEHGRVIYVGKAKSLRSRLGSYFQDLSALHPRTQQMVTTAASVEWTVVGTEVEALALEFSWIKEFDPRFNVKYRDDKSYPYLAVTLAEQFPRVQVMRGAKRAGTRYFGPYGHAWAIRETVDLLLRVFPIRSCSSGVFRRAAQSGRPCLLGYIDKCAAPCVGRITPEDHRALAEDFCDFMAGDSAKFVRRLERRMQEASAELEFETAARLRDDIAALQRATEKNAVVLPDGTDADVFALVGDDLEAAVQVFHVRGGRIRGQRGWIVEKVEDVTDAELVEHLLQQVYGEGAGAEVSEHASAGAVRPERAAPSTSAVPREVLVPVLPPDVDQVTAWLGVLRGSRVQVRIPQRGDKRSLAETVRRNAEHALVLHRTRRAGDLTTRSQALREIQEALGLPTAPLRIECYDISTTQGTHQVASMVVFEDGLARKSEYRHFVVRGPDGEGARDDTAAMYEVITRRFRRYLEDQARSGALDLGEHDDVQPGDDVESHGGLESHGGGRPHSDAPGGEVPAEVTERPGRFAYPPNLVVVDGGQPQVAAAARALADLGVDDVALCGLAKRLEEVWLPGEDYPVILERSSEGLYLLQRVRDEAHRFAIRHHRTRRSKGMTVSALDTVPGLGPARKAALLKHFGSVARLRAATVEQVAEVPGMGRRTAQVVLTSLGGDGAAAAGQRPGTAAPGMLEP, from the coding sequence ATGGCCGATCCGGCGACCTACCGACCCGCACCTGGTCAGGTACCCGACTCCCCAGGCGTCTACCGTTTCCGGGACGAGCACGGCCGTGTCATCTACGTCGGCAAGGCCAAGAGTCTGCGGTCCCGGCTCGGCAGCTACTTCCAGGACCTGTCGGCCCTGCATCCGCGTACCCAGCAGATGGTGACGACCGCGGCGTCGGTGGAGTGGACGGTCGTCGGCACCGAGGTCGAGGCCCTCGCGCTGGAGTTCTCCTGGATCAAGGAGTTCGACCCCCGCTTCAACGTCAAGTACCGGGACGACAAGTCCTACCCGTACCTGGCCGTGACCCTGGCGGAGCAGTTCCCGCGGGTCCAGGTCATGCGCGGGGCCAAGCGCGCCGGAACCCGGTACTTCGGCCCGTACGGTCACGCCTGGGCCATCCGCGAGACCGTCGACCTCCTGCTGCGGGTGTTCCCGATCCGTAGCTGCTCGTCCGGTGTCTTCAGGCGGGCGGCGCAGTCAGGACGACCGTGCCTGCTCGGATACATCGACAAGTGCGCCGCACCGTGCGTCGGCCGGATCACGCCCGAGGATCACCGGGCCCTGGCAGAGGACTTCTGCGACTTCATGGCCGGGGACTCCGCCAAGTTCGTGCGCCGCCTCGAGCGACGCATGCAGGAGGCGTCGGCGGAGCTCGAGTTCGAGACCGCGGCACGCCTGCGCGACGACATCGCGGCCCTGCAGCGGGCGACCGAGAAGAACGCCGTGGTGCTGCCTGACGGCACGGATGCCGACGTCTTCGCGCTCGTGGGCGACGATCTCGAGGCTGCCGTCCAGGTCTTCCATGTGCGCGGCGGTCGCATCCGGGGCCAGCGGGGCTGGATCGTCGAGAAGGTCGAGGACGTCACCGACGCCGAGCTCGTCGAGCACCTGCTCCAGCAGGTCTACGGCGAGGGTGCCGGTGCCGAGGTCTCGGAGCACGCCTCGGCCGGCGCGGTCCGACCCGAGCGGGCCGCGCCGAGCACGAGTGCCGTCCCACGGGAGGTGCTCGTCCCGGTGCTGCCGCCCGACGTCGACCAGGTCACGGCGTGGTTGGGCGTCCTGCGAGGCTCGCGCGTCCAGGTCCGGATTCCTCAGCGCGGCGACAAGAGGTCGCTCGCCGAGACCGTGCGCCGCAACGCCGAGCACGCCCTGGTGCTGCACCGCACCCGTCGGGCCGGGGACCTGACCACCCGGAGCCAGGCGCTGCGGGAGATCCAGGAGGCACTCGGCCTGCCCACGGCTCCGCTGCGGATCGAGTGCTATGACATCTCGACCACCCAGGGCACCCACCAGGTCGCCTCGATGGTCGTCTTCGAGGACGGCCTGGCCCGCAAGTCCGAGTACCGCCACTTCGTCGTCCGCGGTCCGGACGGGGAGGGTGCCCGGGACGACACGGCCGCGATGTACGAGGTGATCACGCGGCGGTTCCGCCGCTACCTCGAAGATCAGGCACGCTCGGGTGCGCTCGACCTCGGCGAGCACGACGACGTCCAGCCGGGCGACGACGTCGAGTCGCACGGTGGTCTCGAGTCGCACGGCGGTGGCCGGCCGCACAGCGACGCGCCGGGGGGCGAGGTCCCCGCCGAGGTGACCGAGCGGCCCGGCCGGTTCGCCTACCCGCCGAACCTCGTCGTCGTCGACGGCGGGCAGCCTCAGGTGGCCGCCGCAGCGCGTGCCCTGGCGGATCTCGGGGTGGACGACGTCGCGCTCTGCGGACTGGCCAAGCGGCTCGAGGAGGTCTGGCTGCCAGGGGAGGACTACCCGGTCATCCTCGAGCGGAGCTCCGAGGGTCTGTACCTGCTGCAGCGGGTCCGGGACGAGGCGCACCGGTTCGCCATCCGGCACCACCGCACACGGCGGAGCAAGGGCATGACCGTCTCGGCGCTCGACACCGTCCCGGGCCTCGGGCCGGCCCGCAAGGCAGCCCTGCTCAAGCACTTCGGGTCCGTCGCGCGTCTGCGCGCGGCCACCGTCGAGCAGGTCGCCGAGGTCCCTGGGATGGGCCGGCGCACCGCTCAGGTCGTGCTCACGTCGCTCGGCGGGGACGGTGCGGCCGCGGCCGGCCAGAGGCCGGGCACCGCCGCGCCTGGCATGCTGGAGCCATGA
- the rapZ gene encoding RNase adapter RapZ, with protein MTGEPPPETVPTGIPALEAATPAPRTELPELLVITGMSGAGRTKAAAVLEDLDWYVVDNLPAQLLTQLAGMMTAAPGGVNRLAAVVDVRGREFFADLVNVVDSLREAGLDYRILFLDASDAVLVQRFEAVRRPHPLQGGRRLLDGIAEERALLAGVRERADAVIDTSELNVHDLAREVRLAVGGGAEDALRINVISFGFKYGLPLDADHVVDVRFLANPYWISELRHLTGRDEPVRDYVLGLDGARVFVERYVEALEPVLAGYLHEDKRYATIAVGCTGGKHRSVAIAEALAGALRERGHRVVATHRDLGRE; from the coding sequence ATGACCGGAGAGCCACCCCCCGAAACCGTGCCCACCGGCATCCCTGCACTCGAGGCGGCCACACCCGCCCCCCGCACCGAGCTGCCGGAGCTCCTGGTCATCACCGGCATGTCGGGTGCCGGACGCACCAAGGCGGCCGCGGTCCTGGAGGACCTGGACTGGTACGTCGTGGACAACCTGCCGGCGCAGCTGCTCACCCAGCTCGCCGGGATGATGACGGCAGCTCCTGGTGGTGTGAACCGGCTCGCGGCGGTCGTCGACGTCCGGGGCCGCGAGTTCTTCGCCGACCTGGTCAACGTCGTCGACTCGCTGCGCGAGGCCGGCCTGGACTACCGCATCCTCTTCCTCGACGCGTCCGACGCGGTCCTCGTGCAGCGCTTCGAGGCCGTGCGTCGCCCGCACCCGCTGCAGGGCGGCCGTCGGCTCCTTGACGGGATCGCCGAGGAGCGGGCACTGCTCGCCGGTGTCCGTGAGCGGGCCGACGCGGTGATCGACACCTCGGAGCTCAACGTCCACGACCTGGCGCGGGAGGTGCGGCTCGCGGTGGGTGGCGGCGCAGAGGACGCGTTGCGGATCAACGTCATCTCCTTCGGCTTCAAGTACGGCCTGCCGCTGGACGCCGACCACGTCGTGGACGTGCGGTTCCTGGCCAACCCGTACTGGATCTCCGAGCTGCGCCACCTCACGGGTCGCGACGAGCCGGTCCGGGACTACGTGCTCGGCCTGGACGGGGCCCGGGTCTTCGTCGAGCGCTACGTCGAGGCGCTCGAACCGGTGCTCGCCGGCTACCTGCACGAGGACAAGCGCTACGCGACGATCGCCGTCGGCTGCACCGGCGGCAAGCACCGCTCGGTCGCGATCGCCGAGGCGCTGGCCGGCGCACTGCGCGAGCGGGGCCATCGGGTCGTCGCCACGCACCGGGACCTCGGTCGGGAATGA